The proteins below come from a single Miscanthus floridulus cultivar M001 chromosome 1, ASM1932011v1, whole genome shotgun sequence genomic window:
- the LOC136483549 gene encoding peroxidase 27-like: MAARPVLPPPALLLLLPLLVVAASSAAHGYGYGYGGDAANKLRVGFYKDSCPDAEAIVRRVVARAVHEDPTANAPLLRLHFHDCFVRGCEGSVLINSTKGNTAEKDAKPNLTLDAFDVIDDIKKALEKRCPGTVSCADILAIAARDAVSLATKAVTKGGWSKDGNLYQVETGRRDGRVSSAKEAVKNLPDSMDGIRKLIRRFASKNLSVKDLAVLSGAHAIGKSHCPSIAKRLRNYTAHSDSDPTLDGAYAAKLRQQCRRRRDNTTELEMVPGSSTTFDTAYYGLVVKRRALFHSDEALLRNEETRALVYRYRDAAGSSSEEATFLRDFGASMVNMGRVGVLTGDQGEIRKRCAFVN, from the exons ATGGCAGCGCGGCCGGTTCTTCCTCCTCCTGCTCTCCTCCTCTTGCTTCCCCTGCTGGTCGTGGCTGCTTCGTCAGCCGCCCATGGCTACGGCTACGGCTACGGCGGCGACGCTGCTAATAAGCTCAGGGTCGGGTTCTACAAGGACTCGTGCCCGGACGCCGAGGCGATCGTCCGCAGGGTCGTCGCCAGGGCCGTCCACGAGGATCCCACGGCCAATGCGCCCCTGCTCAGGCTTCACTTCCACGATTGCTTCGTCAGG GGCTGCGAGGGGTCTGTGCTCATCAACTCCACCAAGGGGAACACGGCGGAGAAGGACGCCAAGCCCAACCTCACGCTGGACGCCTTCGACGTCATCGACGACATCAAGAAGGCGCTGGAGAAGCGCTGCCCCGGCACCGTCTCCTGCGCCGACATCCTCGCCATCGCCGCCAGGGACGCCGTCTCCCTG GCCACCAAGGCGGTGACCAAGGGAGGGTGGAGCAAGGACGGCAACCTCTACCAGGTGGAGACCGGCAGGCGGGACGGCCGCGTCTCCAGCGCCAAGGAGGCCGTCAAGAACCTGCCGGACTCCATGGACGGCATCCGCAAGCTCATCAGGAGGTTCGCTTCCAAGAACCTCAGCGTCAAGGATCTCGCTGTTCTCTCAG GTGCCCACGCGATCGGGAAGTCGCACTGCCCGTCGATCGCCAAGCGTCTGCGCAACTACACGGCGCACAGCGACAGCGACCCGACGCTGGACGGCGCGTACGCCGCGAAGCTGAGGCAGCAGTGCCGGAGGCGCAGGGACAACACGACGGAGCTGGAGATGGTGCCGGGCAGCTCCACGACGTTCGACACGGCCTACTACGGCCTGGTCGTGAAGCGGAGGGCGCTCTTCCACTCCGACGAGGCGCTGCTCAGGAACGAGGAGACGCGGGCGCTCGTGTACCGCTACAGGGACGCCGCCGGGTCGTCGTCGGAGGAGGCGACGTTCCTCAGGGACTTTGGGGCGTCCATGGTGAACATGGGCAGGGTCGGCGTGCTCACCGGCGACCAGGGGGAGATCAGGAAGAGATGTGCCTTTGTCAACTAG